In Bacteriovorax sp. Seq25_V, the following are encoded in one genomic region:
- a CDS encoding HAD family hydrolase, giving the protein MILENIKVIAFDADDTLWVNEPFFRSAEAKFEQILEKYLGPRDVQKALYENEVKNLHLFGYGAKGFMLAMIETALELTKYEIAGEDIQKLINMGKEILSYKIDLYDQVPETLDYLSSRFKVICITKGDLLDQESKVARSGMGDFFDSIHVVNDKKPETYSKIIDKLQVKPEEFIMIGNSLKSDILPVVEIGGRAIYIPCEQPWAHELVADDQVDKSTFIELSSMKEFLSKIKE; this is encoded by the coding sequence ATGATTTTAGAAAATATAAAAGTTATTGCTTTCGATGCAGATGATACATTGTGGGTAAACGAGCCCTTCTTTAGAAGTGCGGAAGCTAAGTTTGAGCAAATTTTAGAAAAGTATCTGGGTCCAAGGGATGTGCAAAAAGCTTTATATGAAAATGAAGTGAAAAACCTTCATCTCTTTGGTTATGGCGCTAAAGGTTTTATGTTAGCAATGATCGAAACAGCTCTTGAGCTGACAAAATATGAAATTGCTGGTGAAGATATTCAAAAGCTTATTAATATGGGCAAAGAAATTCTTTCTTATAAAATTGATCTCTATGACCAAGTGCCAGAAACCTTAGACTATTTATCATCGAGGTTCAAAGTTATCTGTATCACTAAAGGTGACCTTCTTGATCAAGAGAGTAAAGTTGCTCGTAGTGGAATGGGTGACTTCTTTGATTCGATTCATGTTGTGAATGATAAGAAACCCGAAACATATTCAAAGATTATTGATAAACTCCAAGTAAAGCCTGAGGAATTCATCATGATTGGAAATTCCTTGAAGTCAGATATTCTTCCCGTTGTCGAGATCGGGGGAAGAGCTATTTACATACCATGTGAGCAACCATGGGCCCATGAACTTGTTGCCGATGATCAAGTAGACAAGTCTACTTTTATTGAGCTCTCATCAATGAAAGAATTTCTTTCTAAAATTAAAGAGTAA
- a CDS encoding CHASE domain-containing protein, with translation MLEERTLKNFLLLNITVACLYFVFGRLAVLLAIPPGYATAVWPSAGIAFAFMVQFGMRVAPGVFLGSYLLNFVTVLLSFENVTLSQVMLPAVIGLGAVSHPVIAITLLDIWKIRIKDLINLREIIGVIILGGFCGCILSASFGTFGLFAFEFITLDEFSRNWFTWWAGDTLGVLTFSPITLLLFNNYRTNRSRIFAVGIPLFLAFVVSVFIYIKSSFSALEVERKEFNSKSYEVERAIQYSIKNYTDILMSIKAFYESSEDVTHEDFRDFTRFFFKREKGIQALEWIPVVQHKDRSRVEKQISDNYGREVFFTKRVAGKLVKDSNRDFYFPVSYVQPYEGNEVVLGYNLGSDEKRQDALEYAKTNNEIVSTQLIKLVQDNERVPAIILFVPVYYKSSFEFIGYVNGVFKIKDILRSALSEIDLSGVEYILTQDESGTNDPDFVVKSFNQNLDLSKDILLENTYRFEIGKKSWTFKSLKTRAYASRNKNWGVWFLLTSSLFFSSLLGVILLIVSGQTEKIGQEVRDKTLALKSMNDDLRESNLKIEQMSKYKSEFLANMSHEIRTPLNGILGMINTIDEDPLSEKQKNSLEIVKIASESLYTIINDILDFSKIEAGKMSVELHGFDFRKNIEGTFALFRGKAEEKGVSLKLYIEPSCPRFIKSDSVRISQILTNLLSNAIKFTEKGNILVQVSASTTENNLKNICILVKDSGIGIDAEIIHNLFNPFTQADSSITRKFGGSGLGLVICQKLANLLGGHISVESQVDIGSSFQFDLTVEELQSIDAKSEQNFIADKQAFRFLKVLVAEDNHINQKVVTSLMKKFEIDIDIANNGAEAIKMSQTNNYDLIFMDIQMPEVDGYEATKEILAEGINKNTPIIAMTANVFKEDRDRCMDYGMKDFIEKPIKIHELRRVLSKSLMGDYDK, from the coding sequence ATGCTTGAAGAAAGAACATTAAAAAACTTCTTACTGTTAAATATTACTGTCGCGTGTCTTTATTTTGTGTTCGGACGCCTAGCGGTATTATTGGCAATCCCTCCTGGGTACGCTACTGCGGTTTGGCCTTCTGCTGGAATTGCATTTGCATTCATGGTCCAGTTTGGGATGAGAGTTGCTCCTGGAGTTTTTCTAGGTTCCTACTTGCTTAATTTTGTTACAGTTCTCTTAAGCTTCGAGAATGTAACACTTAGTCAGGTTATGCTTCCTGCTGTAATAGGACTTGGTGCAGTTTCTCACCCTGTAATTGCGATAACTTTATTAGATATTTGGAAAATTAGAATCAAAGATTTAATAAACTTGAGAGAAATAATTGGCGTGATCATATTGGGGGGGTTCTGTGGATGTATCCTAAGTGCCAGTTTTGGAACTTTTGGTCTTTTTGCTTTTGAATTTATTACACTTGATGAATTTTCAAGAAACTGGTTCACGTGGTGGGCTGGTGATACGCTTGGTGTTTTAACTTTTTCTCCTATCACGCTTTTACTTTTTAATAATTATCGAACAAACCGGTCCCGTATTTTTGCTGTAGGTATCCCGTTATTTCTTGCATTCGTGGTGTCTGTATTTATTTATATTAAGTCATCTTTTAGTGCACTCGAAGTAGAGAGAAAGGAGTTTAACTCAAAATCGTATGAGGTTGAACGGGCAATACAATATTCTATTAAAAACTACACTGATATTTTGATGTCAATTAAAGCTTTTTATGAAAGTTCTGAAGATGTGACACATGAAGACTTTCGTGATTTTACAAGATTCTTTTTTAAGCGAGAGAAAGGAATTCAGGCGCTAGAGTGGATCCCTGTTGTTCAGCATAAAGATAGATCAAGAGTAGAAAAACAAATCAGTGATAATTATGGTCGAGAGGTTTTTTTTACAAAGAGGGTCGCTGGAAAACTTGTTAAAGATTCAAACAGAGATTTCTACTTCCCAGTGTCATACGTTCAACCATATGAAGGGAATGAGGTTGTCCTTGGTTACAACTTAGGCTCTGATGAGAAGAGACAAGATGCTTTGGAATATGCAAAAACAAATAATGAAATAGTTTCAACTCAGTTGATTAAACTTGTTCAAGACAATGAGCGAGTCCCGGCTATTATACTTTTTGTCCCTGTTTATTATAAGTCAAGTTTTGAATTTATTGGTTATGTTAATGGTGTATTCAAAATAAAGGATATATTACGCTCTGCCTTGTCCGAAATTGACCTCAGTGGAGTTGAGTATATTCTTACACAAGACGAATCAGGTACGAATGATCCTGACTTTGTAGTAAAGTCTTTTAATCAAAACTTAGATTTGTCCAAGGATATCTTACTTGAGAATACATATCGATTTGAAATAGGAAAAAAGTCTTGGACATTCAAATCTTTAAAAACAAGAGCGTATGCTAGCCGCAATAAGAACTGGGGAGTATGGTTTTTATTGACATCATCACTTTTCTTTTCAAGTTTACTAGGAGTAATTTTATTAATCGTTAGTGGTCAAACTGAAAAAATTGGTCAAGAAGTTAGGGACAAGACTCTTGCTCTAAAGTCAATGAATGATGATCTTAGAGAATCTAACTTGAAGATTGAACAAATGTCTAAGTATAAGTCTGAATTTCTGGCAAATATGTCTCATGAGATTAGAACTCCTCTCAATGGGATCCTAGGAATGATAAATACAATTGATGAAGATCCTCTCTCTGAGAAACAGAAGAACAGTCTAGAGATCGTAAAAATCGCTTCTGAGAGCTTATATACCATCATTAATGATATTTTAGACTTCTCAAAAATTGAAGCAGGTAAGATGTCTGTAGAGCTACATGGATTTGATTTTAGGAAGAACATAGAGGGGACTTTTGCTTTATTTAGAGGTAAGGCCGAAGAAAAAGGCGTATCTCTCAAATTATATATCGAGCCAAGTTGTCCTCGCTTTATTAAAAGTGACTCAGTTCGGATCTCACAAATTCTGACTAACTTACTAAGTAATGCAATCAAATTTACTGAGAAAGGAAATATTCTAGTACAAGTTTCAGCTAGTACTACAGAGAATAATTTGAAAAATATTTGTATTCTGGTTAAAGATAGCGGAATTGGTATCGATGCTGAAATTATTCACAATCTCTTTAACCCATTTACTCAAGCTGACAGTTCTATTACCCGTAAATTTGGAGGTTCTGGACTAGGTCTCGTTATATGCCAGAAATTAGCAAACCTTCTTGGGGGTCATATCTCAGTTGAGAGTCAGGTTGATATCGGATCAAGTTTTCAATTTGATTTAACAGTCGAAGAATTACAAAGCATTGATGCTAAATCGGAGCAAAACTTTATAGCTGATAAACAAGCGTTTAGGTTTTTGAAAGTTCTCGTTGCTGAGGATAATCATATCAATCAAAAGGTCGTCACTTCTCTAATGAAGAAATTTGAAATTGATATTGATATTGCAAATAATGGTGCAGAAGCCATAAAGATGTCACAGACTAATAACTATGATTTGATTTTCATGGATATTCAAATGCCAGAGGTTGACGGTTACGAAGCGACTAAAGAAATACTTGCTGAGGGCATAAATAAAAATACTCCGATTATTGCAATGACTGCAAATGTTTTTAAAGAAGATCGTGATAGATGCATGGACTATGGGATGAAAGACTTTATTGAAAAGCCGATCAAAATTCACGAGCTTAGAAGAGTATTGAGTAAGTCTCTTATGGGGGACTACGATAAATAG
- a CDS encoding succinate dehydrogenase cytochrome b subunit — translation MSLRFYLNSSVMKKQVMGITGLMLCGFLLSHLAGNCLIYVGSDAFNKYAHALITNPLIYVAEFILASIFLTHIGLALKLTIENKAARPQNYYIKQKTGRGATFASSTMPYTGIIILAFLVFHLINFKFGPVYTATVGGVEMRDLYKTVVEYFISPVNVAWYIFCMIALGIHVSHGFWSAFQSIGFNHPKYNCLIKCASKAFGVLVTLGYSALPIFCHLQGVK, via the coding sequence ATGTCTTTACGTTTTTACTTAAATTCTTCAGTGATGAAGAAACAGGTAATGGGAATTACTGGACTAATGCTGTGTGGTTTTTTACTTTCACACTTAGCTGGTAACTGTCTCATTTATGTTGGATCAGATGCATTTAACAAGTATGCACATGCTCTTATTACTAACCCATTGATCTACGTTGCAGAATTTATTCTTGCATCGATCTTCTTAACGCACATTGGACTTGCGCTTAAGCTTACAATCGAGAACAAGGCAGCAAGACCACAAAATTATTACATCAAACAAAAGACAGGACGTGGAGCGACTTTCGCTTCTTCAACAATGCCATACACTGGTATCATCATTCTTGCTTTCTTAGTATTCCACCTTATCAACTTTAAATTTGGGCCAGTTTATACTGCAACTGTTGGTGGTGTTGAAATGAGAGATCTATACAAGACTGTTGTTGAGTATTTCATATCTCCAGTAAACGTTGCTTGGTATATCTTTTGTATGATCGCACTAGGAATTCACGTTAGTCACGGCTTCTGGTCAGCTTTTCAATCAATTGGTTTTAACCACCCAAAATACAACTGTTTAATCAAATGTGCATCTAAGGCATTTGGTGTTTTAGTAACTCTTGGTTACTCTGCACTGCCTATTTTTTGCCACCTTCAAGGAGTTAAATAA
- a CDS encoding succinate dehydrogenase/fumarate reductase iron-sulfur subunit produces MGNTHDKGLTLHLKVWRQKNNKEKGRMEDYTIEGVSTDASFLEMLDVLNEQLVAKGVDPVAFDHDCREGICGMCSLMINGQAHGPESETTTCQLHMRKFHDGDTIVIEPWRAKAFPVHKDLMVDRSALDDIIAAGGFVSVNTGNAQDANSILVSKENADLAMDAAACIGCGACVASCKNASAMLFVSAKVSQLALLPQGKEEAAQRVQNMVKKMDDLGFGNCTNEAECEASCPKGIDISNIARMNREFLKAAVTSKTKPTV; encoded by the coding sequence ATGGGAAATACTCACGATAAAGGTTTAACGCTTCACTTAAAAGTTTGGCGTCAAAAAAATAATAAAGAAAAAGGTAGAATGGAAGACTATACAATTGAAGGTGTATCAACAGATGCATCTTTTCTTGAAATGCTTGACGTTCTTAACGAGCAACTTGTTGCAAAAGGTGTTGATCCAGTAGCGTTTGACCATGACTGTAGAGAAGGTATCTGCGGGATGTGTTCTCTAATGATTAACGGTCAAGCTCACGGACCAGAGTCTGAAACAACAACTTGTCAGCTACACATGAGAAAGTTTCACGATGGTGATACTATCGTTATCGAGCCATGGAGAGCGAAAGCATTCCCTGTGCACAAGGATCTTATGGTAGATAGATCAGCTCTTGATGATATCATCGCTGCAGGTGGTTTCGTTTCTGTTAATACAGGTAACGCACAAGATGCTAACTCAATTCTAGTTTCAAAAGAAAACGCTGACCTTGCAATGGATGCAGCTGCTTGTATCGGTTGTGGTGCGTGTGTTGCTTCATGTAAGAATGCTTCTGCAATGCTATTTGTTTCTGCAAAAGTATCTCAACTTGCTCTTTTACCACAAGGTAAAGAAGAAGCTGCTCAACGTGTTCAAAACATGGTTAAGAAAATGGATGACCTTGGATTTGGTAACTGTACTAACGAAGCTGAATGTGAAGCATCATGCCCGAAAGGAATTGATATCTCTAATATCGCAAGAATGAATAGAGAATTCTTAAAAGCTGCTGTTACGTCAAAAACAAAACCAACTGTTTAA
- the bfr gene encoding bacterioferritin gives MKGNKTIISKLNQLLTQELTAMDIYFLHSRIYQDYGLTKLFERINHEMTDETGHASLLMERILFLEGMPELGTRAPYTLTTDVKEMIQVELNYEYENSKLLKEVIATCEAEKDFGTREIIMTLLKDTEEDHINWLETQLGLIDKIGIERYLQSASQP, from the coding sequence ATGAAAGGTAATAAGACAATTATATCAAAGCTTAACCAGTTACTTACTCAAGAACTAACAGCTATGGATATTTACTTCCTTCATTCAAGAATCTACCAAGATTATGGTCTCACAAAATTATTTGAAAGAATTAATCATGAAATGACTGATGAGACAGGACACGCTTCTCTTTTAATGGAGAGGATTCTTTTTCTTGAAGGTATGCCTGAACTCGGAACGCGAGCTCCGTATACTTTAACAACTGATGTAAAAGAGATGATTCAAGTTGAACTCAATTACGAATATGAAAATAGTAAATTACTTAAAGAAGTTATTGCAACATGTGAAGCTGAAAAAGATTTTGGAACACGTGAAATTATTATGACTCTTTTAAAAGATACTGAAGAAGATCACATTAACTGGCTTGAAACTCAGTTAGGTCTTATTGATAAGATTGGTATTGAGAGATACTTACAATCAGCTAGCCAACCATAG
- a CDS encoding SAM-dependent methyltransferase — translation MNDQFIFCTTVIGNESLLKEEIRLYFPDLTLSFSGKGLVTFKNKGEKIDERILADKSPVFALRSGIHILKTDEDLLLDDLAKVTDLIAREKFGVHYFNIKGEPFSLVGEEKLASTYSQLNNRARPYEYIVNVIEISPGKFWIGLSFVTNATNPYPNGNTEIVLPPNAPSRAYLKIAEADKIFNLNLNFNDLVIEYGSAPGGATTYLLDKGLKVVGVDPALMDESCANNPNFKHLQIPVQDLSQEKLPDAPVQLVTVDLNLNPKQSLKEVLRLTKKHAHDIRGILFTIKIVNEFHLQKMGEYKKLFIDFGAREVIEMQLSSHKKEYLIYAKF, via the coding sequence ATGAACGATCAATTTATTTTTTGTACAACAGTTATTGGTAATGAATCCCTTTTAAAAGAAGAGATTCGTCTGTATTTTCCTGATCTCACTTTAAGCTTTAGTGGTAAGGGACTTGTTACCTTCAAAAATAAAGGTGAAAAAATCGATGAGAGAATACTTGCAGACAAAAGTCCAGTATTTGCATTGCGATCAGGGATTCATATTCTAAAAACTGATGAGGACTTGTTGTTGGATGATCTTGCCAAGGTGACAGATCTGATTGCTCGGGAAAAGTTTGGCGTACACTACTTTAATATAAAAGGTGAGCCATTTTCACTTGTTGGCGAAGAGAAACTCGCATCAACATATTCGCAGCTTAATAATAGAGCGAGACCTTACGAGTATATCGTTAATGTTATTGAGATCAGTCCTGGAAAGTTTTGGATTGGTCTTTCATTTGTAACTAATGCGACTAATCCGTATCCAAACGGGAATACTGAAATAGTGTTGCCTCCTAACGCTCCATCTCGAGCTTATTTAAAAATTGCAGAAGCTGATAAGATTTTTAATCTAAATTTAAATTTTAATGATCTGGTTATTGAGTATGGTAGTGCTCCAGGGGGGGCGACAACTTATCTCTTAGATAAAGGATTAAAGGTTGTTGGAGTTGATCCAGCTTTAATGGATGAGAGCTGTGCTAATAATCCTAACTTTAAACATCTACAAATTCCTGTGCAAGATTTGTCTCAGGAGAAACTCCCAGATGCACCAGTTCAACTGGTTACAGTTGATCTTAACCTTAACCCAAAGCAATCTTTAAAAGAAGTTCTCCGTTTAACAAAGAAGCATGCTCACGATATCCGTGGAATTCTTTTTACTATTAAAATTGTTAATGAGTTTCATCTGCAAAAAATGGGTGAGTACAAAAAACTCTTTATTGATTTTGGCGCTAGAGAAGTCATTGAGATGCAATTATCTTCACATAAGAAAGAATACTTAATTTACGCTAAATTCTAG
- a CDS encoding fatty acid desaturase, whose amino-acid sequence MKVYHDVQVIWDLTSEFKKVNPLRFYFTLIHCALIGWGCFLIAGYTDGYLMWINYLISLVFIYKGTLMIHEVAHFQRKVKGLRTTYNILFGFMNNYPAYLYDTHAFHHGRNTFSTKKDPEYQYVKPDNFLTIIAPIFASVFLPFFQIIRFTIIPIVYLFTGKKFRKYIYTNFSTLVFDLKYQRPLKNDKDLNQMVRNDLMCSLTTIIGLALILTGLLPMKLIPMWFGMVFTASLLNMYRAKFNHVYNNKERASLSWEDHLLDCITVDRGIFTEIWSPVGLRYHTLHHVMQEIPFHNLKKAHEHLMANLPADHIYRQTVVPNFMGAIKRRNAVAV is encoded by the coding sequence ATGAAAGTATATCATGATGTACAAGTTATATGGGATCTTACAAGTGAGTTTAAAAAAGTAAACCCCCTTAGGTTCTACTTCACACTAATTCACTGTGCATTAATTGGCTGGGGTTGCTTTCTCATAGCCGGTTATACCGATGGTTACCTCATGTGGATAAATTATCTTATTTCACTTGTTTTTATCTATAAGGGAACTTTAATGATTCACGAAGTGGCGCACTTTCAAAGAAAAGTTAAAGGTCTAAGAACAACTTATAACATACTCTTCGGATTCATGAATAACTACCCTGCATACCTTTATGATACACACGCCTTCCATCATGGTCGCAATACATTCTCAACTAAGAAAGATCCAGAATACCAATATGTAAAACCAGATAATTTTTTAACTATTATCGCCCCTATTTTTGCATCAGTATTTCTTCCTTTCTTTCAAATTATTAGATTCACCATCATTCCAATAGTCTATCTTTTCACTGGGAAAAAATTTAGAAAGTATATTTATACTAATTTCTCAACGCTCGTATTCGATCTTAAGTACCAAAGACCTTTAAAAAACGATAAAGATCTAAATCAAATGGTAAGAAATGATTTAATGTGTAGCCTCACAACTATTATAGGACTCGCACTTATTCTTACGGGATTATTACCAATGAAACTAATTCCAATGTGGTTTGGAATGGTTTTTACGGCTTCTCTTTTAAATATGTACCGTGCGAAGTTCAACCATGTCTATAATAATAAGGAACGTGCATCTCTTTCTTGGGAAGATCATCTCCTTGATTGCATAACTGTTGATCGTGGTATTTTTACTGAAATTTGGTCTCCAGTGGGACTTCGTTACCACACACTACATCATGTGATGCAAGAGATCCCATTTCACAATCTAAAGAAAGCACATGAACACTTAATGGCCAATTTACCTGCAGACCATATCTACAGGCAGACGGTTGTTCCAAATTTTATGGGTGCAATCAAAAGAAGAAATGCAGTGGCAGTCTAG
- a CDS encoding fumarate reductase/succinate dehydrogenase flavoprotein subunit — MTDIKKLDGKVPQGDIRTLWDNHRFNMKLVNPANKRKFEVIVVGSGLAGASASATLAELGYKVSCFCIQDSPRRAHSIAAQGGVNAAKNYPNDGDSVWRLFYDTVKGGDYRAREANVYRLAQVSNNIIDQCAAQGVPFAREYGGTLSNRSFGGAQVSRTFYARGQTGQQLLLGAYSALQKEVGKGKVKMYTRREMVELVTVEGKARGIITRNIITGEFEKFSADAVLLCTGGYGNVFFLSTNAMASNGSAAWKAYKKGAMFANPCYTQIHPTCIPVHGDFQSKLTLMSESLRNDGRVWVPKAQGDKRAPNEIPEEERDYYLERKYPSFGNLVPRDVASRNAKEAVDEGKGVGSTGVAVYLDFAAAIQRDGEAAIKERYGNLFDMYERITDDNPYKVPMRIYPAVHYTMGGLWVDYNLMTTVPGCFALGEANFSDHGANRLGASALMQGLADGYFVIPYTLGNYFVEEKMMGKKVGTDHPEFDKALNASKERFSKLLSINGTRSVDTFHRELGNIMWEYVGMARNEEGLKKAIAAIKNLRSEFWKDVKVTGTAEGINVELEKANRVADFLELGELMARDALMRPESCGGHFREESQTDENEAKRNDEQYCHVAAWEYTGDEAEPIRNIEELQFTNVALTQRSYK, encoded by the coding sequence ATGACTGACATTAAAAAACTTGATGGCAAAGTTCCTCAAGGAGATATTAGAACATTATGGGATAACCACCGTTTCAATATGAAACTTGTTAACCCTGCTAATAAGAGAAAATTTGAAGTAATCGTCGTTGGATCTGGTCTTGCTGGAGCATCTGCTTCTGCAACTCTTGCAGAGCTTGGTTACAAAGTTTCTTGTTTCTGTATTCAAGACTCTCCAAGAAGAGCTCACTCGATTGCAGCTCAAGGTGGTGTTAACGCTGCTAAGAACTACCCTAACGATGGTGACTCAGTTTGGAGACTTTTCTATGACACTGTAAAAGGTGGAGACTATAGAGCAAGAGAAGCAAACGTTTATCGTCTCGCTCAAGTTTCAAATAACATTATTGACCAGTGTGCTGCTCAAGGTGTTCCTTTCGCACGTGAGTACGGTGGGACTCTTTCTAACCGTTCGTTTGGTGGAGCACAGGTTTCAAGAACTTTCTATGCTAGAGGACAAACTGGTCAACAGTTACTTCTAGGTGCTTACTCTGCTCTTCAAAAAGAAGTTGGTAAGGGTAAAGTAAAAATGTACACAAGAAGAGAGATGGTTGAGCTTGTTACTGTTGAAGGTAAAGCTCGTGGTATCATCACAAGAAATATTATCACTGGTGAATTCGAAAAATTCTCTGCTGATGCTGTACTTCTTTGTACTGGTGGATACGGAAACGTATTCTTCCTTTCAACAAACGCAATGGCCTCAAACGGCTCAGCAGCTTGGAAAGCTTATAAGAAAGGTGCGATGTTTGCTAACCCTTGTTATACGCAAATTCACCCAACTTGTATTCCAGTTCACGGAGACTTCCAGTCTAAGCTTACGCTTATGTCTGAGTCACTAAGAAACGATGGACGTGTTTGGGTTCCAAAGGCTCAAGGTGATAAGAGAGCTCCAAATGAGATTCCAGAGGAAGAAAGAGATTACTACCTAGAGAGGAAGTATCCATCTTTTGGTAACCTTGTTCCACGTGACGTTGCTTCAAGAAACGCAAAAGAAGCAGTAGACGAAGGGAAAGGTGTTGGTAGCACTGGTGTAGCAGTTTATCTTGATTTCGCAGCAGCGATTCAGAGAGACGGTGAAGCAGCTATTAAAGAAAGATACGGTAACCTTTTTGATATGTACGAAAGAATTACTGATGATAACCCTTACAAAGTTCCAATGAGAATTTACCCAGCGGTTCACTATACAATGGGTGGTCTATGGGTTGACTATAACCTGATGACAACTGTTCCAGGTTGTTTCGCTCTTGGTGAAGCAAACTTCTCGGATCACGGAGCAAACAGACTTGGGGCTTCAGCTCTTATGCAAGGTCTTGCTGATGGTTACTTCGTAATTCCATACACTCTTGGTAACTACTTTGTAGAAGAAAAGATGATGGGTAAAAAAGTTGGAACTGATCACCCTGAATTTGATAAGGCACTAAACGCATCTAAAGAAAGATTCTCAAAACTTCTTTCTATCAACGGTACAAGATCTGTAGATACATTCCACAGAGAGCTTGGAAATATCATGTGGGAATACGTTGGAATGGCAAGAAATGAAGAAGGGTTAAAGAAAGCAATCGCTGCAATCAAAAACCTTCGTTCAGAATTCTGGAAAGATGTTAAAGTTACTGGTACTGCAGAAGGAATCAACGTTGAACTTGAAAAAGCAAATCGCGTAGCTGACTTCTTAGAACTTGGTGAGCTAATGGCAAGAGATGCATTAATGAGACCAGAGTCTTGTGGTGGTCACTTCAGAGAAGAGTCACAAACAGATGAAAACGAAGCAAAGAGAAATGACGAGCAATACTGTCATGTTGCTGCTTGGGAATACACTGGTGACGAAGCTGAGCCAATTAGAAATATTGAAGAGCTACAGTTTACAAACGTTGCTCTAACTCAAAGATCTTACAAGTAA